In Lolium rigidum isolate FL_2022 chromosome 3, APGP_CSIRO_Lrig_0.1, whole genome shotgun sequence, the genomic window tttatttattttattgttgcaagatttattattttaaaaaataatgtATTCACTATTATTTAGTgaaataattgtttgaaattcaaataataaagaagtgtgatgtcAAGGCCCAAGGATTAATATGGTACTATTGTCAACAAAGAATAACTTAGCTCATCGGGAAGGAACAAATAAGTTAATTGGACAAGttagaggatgggtgaccgagtgaGAAATTTGACTAATAATAAGTAAGTCGACCTAATATTAAACACGCTTAGAGATTAAACTGTAAAACAATTCAAAAAATTGGCTCgaaaaaattgtttttttttaatGATGCACACCATTGTCATCGGCATATGACCTTCCTGGGCTAACGGCTTTAGGCCTCCGCCGGACCCACCAGGGGTCTGTGCTGACGGGAGTGGCTATGCTGATGACCAAATGGTCTGTGTCAAGATAcgattgtgccgacggccaggtaCCAACAGCCAAAATGGCACGTGCCGAAGGCACCTTGATTCGTTCATTTAGTGTTTTAACATGAGTTTTGTCTAGAGTCTAGACACGTACGTGACGTTCGTTTCAAATTTCGGACCAAAATAACGGTGCACGCCCTCCTGGACGTATGAAAGTGTCCATGCACAACTCATGTACAGTTGTAGCTATACGCATTGTGTGAGCGGTACACATCTATAGCTCCTAGCCTCCTAGCATGCATGAACCCATGCATTCACGTGAACCCCATCAACTATTCCTCCACCTGCCGCGCCACGCGTACCGTTCCACATGCATGGCACCGCTCCCCTGCACCCACCTTGCTCCCCTCGCTCCAGGATACTCCATACATTTGGCCGTCTACACGTACGGCATAGCATGCTAGATACTTTGGTGAAGCCTTTTGGCCTACCCACAACTGCAAAAGCTAACACTGACGCCATGGAAGCGAAGGGATATCGCCACAAGCTTCAGCAACACTCTCTTAGAACACtcctttcaaaagaaaaaaaaaaagaaaaaagttcTTCGAACAAGTGTAAATAGTTGATGATGCTATTTTCTTGTGCATTCTATGCTATCTTTTTTCCAAGCGATCCAACAAGGGATCAAATTTCATTACTAGAGAGATAACGAAACCATGTTCAGGATATTACAACTACCAACAACAAAAAGAAACGCCGCTCCTAATGCTAGCGTCTGATAGAAACTAAGCCGAAACCAACAGGAAGTATGCATTCTATGCTACTTAGAAAAGGCAAGGAACAATAATATTAGTATACCATGATAGTTACTCCATCCATTAAAAAATGTAAGGCGTCCTTGAGTTTTTCTGGTCAACAAGTATCATCTTTGATTATGAATTTGTACTTATCATGTGTCCATAAAATTTATGTGAAATGAAACACATGTTCAAGAAGAATGCAATGATGCCATTAATTTACAAATTAAATTTTGTTACAAAGATCCTGTGAAAAAAAGTCCATTGCATGTTAGGACGGAATACAGAGGGAGTATTTCTTAGCCGATACTTCTAGTATCCCATAAAAGTCTTATCATCACCTTGAAATTGCGGCAAAACCTGAGTATTCAGATCAGATGGTTCTTAACTTCGACAAAGTAGTAGTGATAAGAACGATGCAAattatttctgactttcttcaatccaCTGAGTTGCTTCTCGAATATTTCTTATTCTTTATTTTTGAGTTTTTTCTTACATGGCGGTAGAGCTTTCCTGCTGGACTGTAGCCTGTATGTTTGCAGCTTAACCGCGTACAGAAATTTTTGCTAGTTGTGCAGAGTTCACCGTGAACTTGTTCAAGAATGATAAATATAGCATCTCCGAATAGCCAGTTGACTGTGTTCGCCATGGAAAGCCCGCCGATTCGAGTCCACGGCTCGACGCCATTCGCTGGCGGCAACAAACCTCCAGGGTCCAGCCTGTGCTGCCCCCACTCTCGGCTACACGACAACCTTTCCTCTGTCTCCCCGATCCGTCTTCCTCGCACTCCTCCGCTATATAAACCTCTTCCGCCCCATCGTCTCCGGCAGGCGGCAGCAAACCACATTGGGCATCACCAAGAACTAGGCTGAAGCTAGCAACATTACAATCGCTTCGTGTTACCGAGGAGCAGAGAGACCGCACCGCTTACAATGGGTCTCTGCGTGTCGTACGACGCGGCAGCCGACGGCGTGGCCACCGCGAGGGTGGTGCTGCCCAGCGGCGAGCTCCGGGAGTACTCTCAGGCGGTCACTGCGGCTCTGGCACTGGAGGAGGTCGGCCAAGGCAAGCAGGGGTGGTTCCTCTGCGACGCCGACGCGATGAGCTTCGAGGGCTCCGTCTCGGCGGTGGCCGGATGCGAGGAGCTCCGGCCGGGCCAGATATACTTCGTGCTCCCGGGCGACATGCTGCGCCGCCGCCTCACCCTCGAAGAGGTGTCAGCGCTCGCCGTCAAGGCAAGCGCGGCGCTCGTCAaggccgccaccgcctcctctgCTGGCGGCCGGCGCCGACGAGGCTCTGTGGCGCCTCTCGTGTTCGAGCCATCCGAGGATGATTACTCGGACGATGCGGTGATGACTTCCATCGCGGCGAAGCCGGTGGTGGCCCGGAAGCGGGTGGTCGCGTACCGGGCCGGGAGATCGCCGCCGAGGTTCTCTCCCGACTTGACCGCCATCCCGGAAAGCGAGTAGACGTGGCGCGCCGGCATCACGGTACAGCCAGAGCAAAAAAGGCATCTAGCATCGTCTCGCCTTGTCTTGCGTTCGACGTTGCTGCTGTCGTCGGAGTTGGATCCGATGCCGGTCAAACGCGGGAAATGCCTCATAGTTAGTTTCTGATAATTTAGCCGTCAGAAACATGGCCGGGAAATTGTATATATATGTCACTATGCCAGTGTAAATATTCAGGCAAGAAGATGCGGTATACATATTCCTGCATTAATTCCACTGCTCGTACTTCATTTCTAGTGTCTTTCAAGTTCGAATTTCCAAGGCTCACTCTGAAGTTTGACCCTTGACCTTCAAAGTTCAGAACACAAAAACGCGGTAAAGAAGATGAGAGAAACATGCAACCACTCACGAAAATAATTGACTCCACTGCCAGGATAACCTGAATCACTAGACCAATACTCCAAGAACACTGCAACCGTACATATAGGGCTCTAACCATCGACCTATCGTTTACTAGGAATGAAACACACGGAGAAGGAGAACCAACCTGAAATtgggtggtttttttttttgagagaatgtGGTCTTTATTGATCAAGAAACATCATTACAAAGTTCGTCCCGGATGAAACCCGGGATAACACCTACTGAAATATTACAAACCAAATGCTCAGAACAACGAGCCCACTTGTGTGCTACCACATTCACATCACGACTAGCGAATTTAAACGAACAGGACTCAAAGTCCGTCGCTAAGGTTTTGATATCAGCAATAACTGAGCCCAAAGGAGAGCGATCCAAGCCCTTCGAAGAGATGCGTTGAACCAGAGATAAACAATCCGAAACTAGGACGGCTTTTGTTACTTCATGATCACGTGAAATCACCAGAGCTTGTCGCGCGGCCAGAGCTTCAGCCATCTCCGGAGAGGGTAGCCCAGCCAGTCCTTCACTTACTGACAAGATGAAGTCGCCATCATGGTTCCTGAGAACGATGCCACAACCCATCCGATTCTCCTGCGGAAAAAGAGCTGCATCGACATTTATACAAGTAAAGCCTTCCGGGGGAGGCGACCACCGTGGAGGAACAGCTCCACCCCGAACCTTGGGCGCTGCTCGGCGGGGAACCAGATGTGTCAAGATCATCTCGCACATATGCCAAAATTTTTGAGACAACTACAGCAATCCGGGTTTGCTCTGAGTTGTTCCTAACATCATTCCTAGCATTCCAGATGTGCCAAACCACCACCGCTAACACAGTAGCATTTGTCTTGGATTCTCTTTTCAAGAAATCGAAAACCCATTGCTTTGCATTCACCAGCTCTTTGCGTCTCAGCTGTAGAGGATAGTGTTGCTTAATTTCCTTCCAAATCTCTCTAGCCAGGGGACAGAATAAGAATAAGTGCTCcactctttccacttggccacagAAAACACACTGATCGTCCGCGGGAATATGACGATGTACCAGCTGGTGGCCTGTTGGGAGACAGTCATGAACCATTCGCCACAACACAATCTTCATCTTCCCCGGAGCTGAAATTTTCCAAAGTTCCTTCCAGCATTTCTGTTCTGCAGCGAAGTCAGAGAACGCACCACGTCCTCCCGTATTCTGGCAGCAGAAGAAACTCTCTGTCCGAGCCAGGTTATACGCCGACCGGACTGAATATTGGCCAAATCTATCGTGTGGCCAGGACACAAAATCTGCTCCTCCATGTCTGCTAATTGGGACTTGCAGAATTTCCTCTGCTAGCTCATCATGAAAGAAAGCTCTAACCGTGTCCTCCTCCCATCCATTTCCATGTTCATTCATCAGATAACGAACCTTGGCTGTCGAGGGAATAGGAGTGAGTGGTTTGATGGTACCTTGCTGATGTCCAGGGATCCAATTATCAGTCATGATCTTCATTGATTCTCCATCCCCAATGCCCCATCGAATACCCTTTTTGAGCAACTCTCGCCCAAACAAAATTGAACGCCAAGTAAAGGACGCCGATCTCGGTTTACCCGCAGATAAGAAGTCAGTATTCAGAAAATAGCGACCTTTTAACACCCTTGCACATAGCGAGGTCGGATTTGTAATTAGGCGCCAAGCTTGTTTTCCCAGCATTGCTTGGTTAAAGAGAACAAAGTCCCTAAACCCCATACCACCGAGAGATTTTGGTGAAGAAAGCCAATCCCACGACCTCCAGTGCATCTTCTTCACACCATCCTCAAAACCCCACCAATGGTCTGCAACACTGCCTGTCATCTTGTCGCAAATCGAAACTGGGACTTGGAAACAACTCATGACATAGTTTGGAATGGCTTGAACTACAAACTTGAGCCATGTTTCTTTCCCAGCTCGGGATAGTGGTCTACCCGAGCAACCAGTGGCACACTTCCAGACTCTTTCAGCAAGAAACTTGAAGGATGATGTGGCTGCTCTAGCAATCTCTGTCGGCATGCCTAGGTATGTGTCCCGAAGAATCTCATTTGACACCTCCGAGCCTCTTTCACCCGGTCTCCGATGTTACCTTGACATTTAGTTCCGAAGAAGATGGAGGATTTCTGTAAATTAACTTTTTGACCAGAAGCCTCACAGTAAGTGTTGAGAACTGATTTCAGAGATTCAACACTACTTGGATCACTGCGTGCAAAGAAGATACTGTCATCTGCGAAGAGTAAGTGTGATATAGACCATTTTTTAGTCCTTGTAGCTCACCAAGACCCTCCTTCTTCTGCATCAGACATGATAAACCTTCCGTACACAATAAGAATAAATAAGGACTAATTGGGTCTCCCTgacgaatccctcgagatggaacCACAGGAGATGTTAAAACCCCATTGACCTTCACTGCATATCTAGCCGAAGTGACACATCTCATCACTGATTTGATCCAGCTATCAGCAAAGCCGAGCTTACACAGACAACCATGAAGGTATTCCCATTCAATCCTGTCATACGCCTTCATCGTATCAATTTTGAGAGCAAAGAAGGGGTGCTTGCTCTGCTGACGACGAACTGTATGAAGACTTTCATAAGCAATAAGAGCGTTGTCCGTGATCAACCGTCCTGAGACAAACGCACTCTGAAACTCGGATACAACATCCGGCAACAGAAGTTTCAGTCTATTAGCAACAACTTTGGACGCAATTTTGTATAAGACATTGCACAGACTAATTGGTCTAAATTTAGACAAGTGTTTGGCCTTAGTCACCTTGGGTATTAGTACAATTACCGAGTCACAGAAACCCTCCGGAATCTCCTCTCCACCCAAGAAACTGCGAACTGCATCGCAAACCATATTCTCCACCAGGTCCCAGTGCACTTGGTAGAACATAGCAGGGAAACCGTCTGGGCCAGGCGCCTTAGTCGGTCCCATTTGGAAGAGTGCAACTTTAATCTCTTCATTGGAATAATATTTGCACAAATCAGCATTCATCtgatcgtccaccttggatggaaTAGCCTCAAGAACAGAATTCATAGATGAAATTGGTTCCGAAGAGAACAAGGTCTCGCACCAATCATGAACCATACCTTTAATTTCACTCTGGTCAGTACAAATCGAGCCATCCTCCCTAGTCAAAGCATCAATACGGTTTGTGTTTTTCCTCCCCGTACACctctgatggaagaaggcagtgtTTCGGTCCCCCTCACAGAGCCATTCCACACGCGAGCGTTGCCGAGCCATAATCTCTTCTCTCTCAAAGAGCTCACAAAGCTGGCCCTCAACACTCTTCTCCTCAGCCACCAAATCCTCCGAGTGATGGGAATTGCGAAGGGAACGTAGGCGACGCTCCAAGCGACCAATCTCACGACGCACCGAGCCAAACGTCATATGACTCCAATCCTTCAGAGTTCCCGCCAGTTTATTCAAACTAGCAAATGCCGAGTGCATAGGATTCGGCCCAGTGGCACTATCGGCCCAACAAGCCTCCACTGTAGCAGTGTAGCTCTCGGCCCTCTTCCAGGCAGCTTCATATCTAAAACCTTGTTGCATCGGTACAGTATGGTAGGGCTGGCTCCGTTGCAAAGAGATTAGAATAGCATAATGGTCTGAAGAAGTAGTGATAATATTCTCCACTGTACACTCTTCAAACAATGATGTGAAACTCTCATTGGCTACCCCACGATCAAGACGCACTCGCACATTGCATTGTGcatcttgtttatttgtccaagtGTATTTGGGGCCCAAAAAACCGAGATCAGATAAATTGCAAACATCCAAGCAGTCTCGGAACATTTGCATTTGAGTTTCTGACCTGTCCGCTGAACCATAATGTTCATCCCGGAGAAGAACCTCATTGAAGTctccacaacacaaccaagctcccTCCCATTCACGGCGAAGTCGACGTAGCATGTCCCAGAAGAAGTGACGCAGCTCCCGTCGTGGCTCCCCGTATACAAAGGGAGCACGCCATGGTTCCGAATCCGCAGAAGACACTGTCACATCAATGATGTGCGCATTGGCTCCACGTAAGGACACCGTATACGGCTGCTTCCAAAAGAGCGCAAGGCCACCGCTCTGGCCCTCGCAACTGACAGCAAAGGAACCCGTGTAGCCCAGTGACCACATAAAATTCCTTGCCTTCGTATCCCACATTTTGGTTTCAGACAAAAATAGGATACAGGGTCTGAATGTCTTCACTAACCAGCGAAGTTCTCCCACCGTCGCGTCCGACCCAAGTCCGCGACAGTTCCAGCACAAAAGACTCATTGCATCAGGCGGAACTGCGCTGCAGTCTCCGCCAGATCCGCCGATCGAGATGTATTAGTCCTCATCTTCTTGTTTGAGTCTGAACTATGATCATCCTCCACTGTTTCTGGAACAGCATTGGTCTGACCAATGATAACCAGTGCCTTTTCCACATTTCCTTCAATAGCCGGCAACGCTGCAGTGGATTTTGCAGCCTTCCTTTTTAGCCCTGCCGAGTTCTGCTTCGGGTTCTTTGCTGGGAAAAGTTCACGGCCATTTGCATCCATCCTACCTCTGCCCCGGCCACGGCCGTTCCTGCCACGACCCCTGCCAGCCGTCGTAGTTTTCTGAGGCGAGGAAACCTCATGATCATCGCTCTGATTAGGGCCTCGAGCCACCTCTTTGCCTCTTCCACGTCCCTGGACGGAAGATGCATCCGAGCCACGTGATCCCGGGAAAGAATTGCTTCCACCCGAGCCTGCCTTGGTGCTAGAGCTGGAGCCCCCCGCATGCTTCACGCCATCATCAGCTGACAATCGCTTAGAAGTATAGGGCAGCTCCCCATTCTCGTCTCTCTCCGCAGGTGTTGCACAGACCAAAGTCGAGTGCCCCAATAAACCACAGGAGAAACAATACAGTGGCAGACGTTCATACTGCACTTCATACCTTGAGCTAGTCTGCAAACGGCTCGAGGAGACAGTAACCCATCGGAGTAGCGGCTCATTTACATTCACCTCCACTCTGACACGCATATATGAGCCCCAACAGCGACCCATGTCATCCGCTTCAACCTTCTTGACCACGCCAAGTGGCTTAGCAATCTCCAGACCTCTATCTGCCCTCATCAACCTTGTTGGCAGCTTATGGATTCTGGCCCATATCGCCAGACGATCGAACACAACATCCACAGGAGATACATCAGCATCAAAAAACTTGAGTAACACTGCGTGCTTACCCACTTTCCATGGCGAACCCTCCATAACTCGATCACGATCCACCTTGGATCCGAACTCCGCGACGAACCGATTGTCGCCCCCAGGATTGAAGATCAATCCCCTTGGGTTGCCCCACGCCGGCCGCATCGCCGACTCTGATCGTCTCGATATGCGGGACATTGGGAGAGAGAACCTTACCAACCAACACTCCGTCCGGATCGACCAGTTCCGGATCATCGACATCGTCGATCACCACAGCAGATGGATTCCGGCTGCCGTAAGGCGCAGCTGCGCCATCGGATGCTCCACGAGTTCCCCGGACCGAGAGGAACCAGCTCCGTCGCCGGCGCCAGTGGCGCCCGCCTTCTTGCCCGGCCCAGATGGGGGCAGCTCCGAGACAGCTCCACCCCCGATCTGCTGTGCTTTCGATTTTCCCGAGTCCTCCCGGATCGACCCTTCGACCAAATCTCCAGCCGCCATAGATCCCGATCTCACAACCGCAGGGCCAAGGGCGGGTAGTTCTACCAGAGAACCCCGGGATCGCCCCGAACCCAAACGAAAGCAAGATGGAAGATGGTAGCGCAGAGAGGGGAGAGCGATCGAGATGGAGAGAACGGAGAAAAGGGAGAGAAATCAACCACGATTGAGATCTCAGGTGAGTTCAGGAACCCTAGGTTTCACGTCGCCAGTGCGTCGCCAACCCTAGAGAGCCGAACAGTTTTTTTGCAACTCGCAGCGCTCCACTTATCGCTGagattgggtggttaggagggtggttgtacccccagcctaccagagttcaaaccccaggtttgacatctacgtgtctcataaaggcggaatattcattcagtgggaggcgacgttcccgtcgacagcgaggcgcctgtggtgacttcgtcaatttcaagatctaatccgccggctcggtcttccggaggtgctcataggggtagggtgtgcgtgtgtgcgttcataggggtgagtgtatgcgcgtgtatgtgagcgcctgcgtttgtactgtgtttctcaaaaagaaACACACGGAGAAGAAAATGATTTACATGATTGTTGATCATGCCCTCCGAGTTATACATATTATTATTCTGGTGTTTCTGGAAACAATCTTCCCTAAACATATCCGGTGATTTCCAAAATATTATTTAGCACGTGCTCCTATGCACTTTGTAAGAGTGAAAGGTGGACCAGatattgataaagtactacatttttatagctcactattgtatatgttggctctaagttggctatagatgacatggcacttggcttatagccagcagctggttacactattggaattgctctaagtgtgtcaccctaccatTGAGCAATAGTCAATAGCAGGGTCTGGAGATCCATAGTGACTCTCACACATTCAGCGATGAATCTTTTGATTATGTGAATCATAAACTTTgtaaccaattccttttgtctcgCCGTATTTTACTTATCTGATATCCGGTCGTCGGTATCAACCATACCTAGCTCGATATTGTTACAtgaaaagtactctttactcgttctgATACGACATCTTTgttacctagtcacatgctttgcTAGCGGTGTCGATGCGATATCACCGAGCAGTCCAATAGTATTTCTATAtgccatccagatggaaaaaATCCCACTCTTAATTCATGAGCCTTAACTAATACTTTTAGAATATCCAACGCAACATTTATAGTCACCATATTACGTTGTGACGTTTGATGTCATCAAGCCCCTCCGGTGTTAGTAATTGACATGATGTAATGATCTAAACATTAGTGTtaattgaaaggacgagatgtcgcctagaggggggataggcgttttaaaaactattgcggatttggcttgtaagaatgcataATTAAACtagcgtttattttacaagcacaaaatctAAATATACTagactcaactaagtgcaacaacaacaactcaagctaagcaagataggcacaagatatataaaCACAAATGATGGCaatatatatgtacttcaagcacgatggttatcacaagaaaagtaaagtcgggtatagagataaccgaggcacgttgGGCCAAAGATGCATTCCCATGTTCCCCCACACAAggtgaggtacgtcacgtttgagaGATGCGTTCTACCACGAAgatctcccgaacgccacaaaggctTACCTTTTTCTCCAAGCCAATACCACGAATGATAAAGGCATTTCCCTTATGCCTAGCTTTTTcttcactccggagatggcaagctccacaaccatttCACAAACTCCACGAAGAAGAAGCCcatgcctcttcacaatcttccacgaagaggtcatcaGAACacaaaccgccaagccaactaggaggtcacccctccaagagtaacaagctcacggtctctaaaTCTTCTCTTTtttaatagatggccccattttcCTGATCTCACAGCGAGCCACATCACCTCATTAACAATTTCCACTTCCTCTCATTGTTTCCAAGCGTACCTAACGTTTTTGCTGCCCGGACCGACACGGCAGGACTGCAGAGCCGAACCAGAGCGCTTCCGCGCCAGACCCACGAATCTGGATCGATTTTAATCCTTCTTCCATGGCGACCCAACGTTTCCTCTTCCACGCCCGCACATCTTCCATCCTCAACAAATTCGTCAACCTTTTAATTGGTCATAAATCCTTCTGGTCTTTCACCTTTCCCAGCCACTCTATTCCCGTACTCCCAATTCACGTTGATGCCTCCACTCATGCTCTGCCATTGCCGCTGCAAGGCTAGGCCCCTAAGGGAGATCTTGAGGCATTGATGACCATGTCAAAGATTCAGATTGTGATGTTGCGAAGGAGCCCAATATCATACCGAACCTCATCCTCAAGTGATTCCCACGACCTTGATTTAATTATGTATGCCCAGccttacaatttctaatgtggcaCTTCCTTTTGGGTTTGGGCGTTTCTGTGCAGGGATTTACAAGTCGTGCTCTGGATTAATGGGCTCTATCCGTTCCTGGTAATCTATGCCGCTAATTTCAATTAGGCTTGCACTCTTCTCCTGATTCTTTTGCTCAATCTGTACATATTCTGTGTATTGCCTTCAATGCTcgatattcttaggtttgctcagGAAGATTACAGTCAAGCATACCAAATCGGTTTTGTCAGTGAAGCATACCTAATCGGTTTCGTCATAATAAGATCTCTGTGTAGCTTTCACAAGAATTTTATTTGCTTTTAATTATCGATGAACTTTTCCACGGGTTTGGGTATTGGAAGGTGATTCAATTCGGTCCTACTGGTAGGAAAAGATCAACTATCAC contains:
- the LOC124700679 gene encoding uncharacterized protein LOC124700679, coding for MGLCVSYDAAADGVATARVVLPSGELREYSQAVTAALALEEVGQGKQGWFLCDADAMSFEGSVSAVAGCEELRPGQIYFVLPGDMLRRRLTLEEVSALAVKASAALVKAATASSAGGRRRRGSVAPLVFEPSEDDYSDDAVMTSIAAKPVVARKRVVAYRAGRSPPRFSPDLTAIPESE